In one Mucilaginibacter sp. PAMB04168 genomic region, the following are encoded:
- a CDS encoding peptidoglycan DD-metalloendopeptidase family protein — MLKNIICLLGGIAMFTCSHAQDIVKSKTYPVGAFQYPLDLPPSTAGSFGELRANHFHSGLDFRTNRRIGYPVHAAMYGYVSRLRVQLGGFGNAVYLTHPNGYTTVYGHLDHLTPELAKAVRQYQYEHQTYEADFRLQPFQFPVTKGQLIAISGNTGASGGPHLHFEIRDSLTEETVNPQLFGLTIPDNIPPAINSITLYHLNGHPFSENTLRQYYDVSGAGGNYRLTKPQTLFLSGDIGFGITAYDQNSSSVNRNGFYSLQLKVDGRTVYTFAVERFAFDQTHAINGYIDYPQYIKARRWIQKCFVPPGSHISLYPQSEDRGVVSFRDTLLHDVEYVVKDIAGNTSTLKLKVQSSIAKDRPVVNYTGTRFRYDQRNEFNSGPLKVVVSPGNLYDDVDFQYSLLPQKPGTYSATHRVHNRLTPIHLNYDLWIKPDASIGSLANKAVIVNAMGGSVGGIYQDGYVKAKPASFGDFYIRIDTVAPIITPINIRNGSNLAGVRSIALRTSDNLSGVKTVVGKIDGKWILLEQDYKTRVFRYTFDESITAGKHTFEVTVTDQKDNVSQYAAAFNR, encoded by the coding sequence ATGCTAAAAAATATTATTTGTTTGCTGGGAGGCATAGCTATGTTCACATGTAGCCATGCGCAAGATATTGTAAAAAGTAAAACTTACCCCGTGGGTGCGTTTCAGTACCCGCTCGATTTACCGCCAAGTACGGCTGGCTCCTTTGGTGAGTTGCGTGCCAATCACTTTCATTCTGGGCTCGATTTCAGGACCAACCGCCGAATAGGCTACCCTGTTCATGCTGCCATGTATGGTTACGTGTCGCGTTTGCGTGTGCAACTAGGCGGCTTTGGCAATGCGGTTTACTTAACTCACCCTAACGGCTATACAACGGTTTACGGCCATCTCGATCACCTGACACCCGAACTGGCCAAGGCCGTGCGTCAGTACCAGTATGAGCACCAAACTTATGAGGCCGATTTCAGGCTGCAGCCATTTCAATTCCCGGTTACTAAAGGGCAGCTTATTGCCATATCGGGCAATACCGGCGCTTCAGGCGGGCCACACCTGCATTTTGAAATACGCGATTCGTTAACCGAAGAAACTGTTAACCCTCAACTGTTTGGCTTAACCATCCCTGATAATATTCCGCCAGCAATTAACAGCATCACTTTATATCATCTTAATGGCCACCCTTTTAGCGAAAACACCTTGCGCCAGTATTATGACGTATCAGGTGCTGGCGGCAACTACCGCTTAACCAAACCGCAAACCCTGTTTTTAAGTGGCGATATAGGCTTCGGTATAACCGCTTACGATCAGAACAGCTCATCGGTTAACCGCAATGGCTTTTACTCACTACAACTAAAGGTTGATGGCCGTACAGTGTATACGTTCGCAGTTGAACGTTTTGCATTTGACCAAACACATGCTATTAACGGCTATATCGACTATCCGCAATACATCAAAGCCAGGCGCTGGATACAAAAATGTTTTGTGCCGCCGGGCAGCCATATCTCACTTTATCCGCAGTCAGAAGACCGGGGCGTTGTCAGCTTCCGCGACACTTTGCTGCACGATGTGGAATATGTGGTTAAGGATATAGCCGGCAATACTTCTACCCTGAAGCTTAAAGTACAATCCAGCATTGCTAAGGACAGGCCGGTGGTTAATTACACCGGTACCCGCTTCCGGTACGATCAGCGTAACGAGTTTAACAGCGGCCCGCTTAAAGTGGTAGTTTCTCCCGGTAATTTATATGATGATGTGGATTTTCAGTACAGTCTGCTACCGCAAAAGCCGGGCACATACTCGGCCACGCACCGTGTACACAACCGGCTCACCCCTATTCATCTTAACTATGACTTATGGATAAAGCCAGATGCCAGCATTGGCAGCCTGGCTAATAAAGCAGTAATCGTAAACGCCATGGGCGGCTCAGTGGGCGGCATTTACCAGGATGGCTATGTTAAAGCTAAACCAGCTTCATTTGGCGACTTTTATATACGGATTGATACCGTTGCACCGATAATAACCCCAATTAACATTCGCAATGGCAGTAACCTGGCCGGTGTACGCAGTATTGCCTTGCGCACAAGCGACAACCTCTCTGGCGTAAAAACCGTGGTAGGCAAGATTGACGGTAAATGGATTTTGCTGGAACAGGATTATAAAACCCGTGTTTTTAGATATACCTTTGACGAAAGCATTACGGCGGGTAAACATACTTTTGAGGTAACCGTTACCGACCAAAAAGATAATGTATCGCAGTATGCGGCAGCATTCAACCGATAA
- a CDS encoding fumarylacetoacetate hydrolase family protein has protein sequence MKIIAIGRNYAEHAKELNNPVPTTPVIFMKPDTALLKDNKPFYHPEFSQDVHHEIELVLKVSKEGRHISEKFAGDYFDEIGLGIDFTARDIQSRHKEKGLPWELAKGFDHSAPISNFLPKSQFADLYNINLKLDVNGQTRQDGNTKDLLFSFERLIAFVSQYITLKKGDLIFTGTPEGVAAVKPGDHLEGYLEGQKLLDFHVK, from the coding sequence ATGAAGATAATTGCCATTGGCCGCAACTACGCCGAACACGCTAAAGAACTGAATAACCCTGTGCCTACTACGCCGGTAATATTTATGAAACCGGACACTGCACTGCTTAAAGACAATAAGCCTTTTTATCATCCGGAATTTTCGCAGGATGTACACCACGAGATTGAACTGGTATTGAAGGTAAGCAAAGAAGGCAGGCACATCAGCGAAAAATTTGCAGGCGATTATTTTGACGAAATAGGTTTGGGAATTGATTTCACCGCCCGCGACATTCAAAGCCGTCATAAAGAGAAGGGCTTGCCATGGGAACTGGCCAAAGGGTTCGACCACTCTGCACCTATCAGTAACTTTTTACCCAAAAGCCAGTTTGCCGACTTATATAACATCAATTTAAAACTTGATGTAAACGGGCAAACACGCCAGGACGGTAACACCAAAGACCTGCTGTTTTCTTTTGAGCGGCTAATTGCTTTTGTATCTCAATACATTACCCTTAAAAAAGGCGACTTGATCTTTACCGGTACCCCTGAGGGCGTAGCTGCCGTTAAACCGGGAGACCACCTTGAAGGTTACCTGGAAGGGCAAAAACTACTCGATTTTCACGTTAAATAA
- a CDS encoding KUP/HAK/KT family potassium transporter, which yields MSSHNKDLQKLTAAGLLISLGIVYGDIGTSPLYVFKAIVGEEPISEALVLGGVSCIFWTLTLQTTIKYVMITLQADNKGEGGIFSLFSLVRRRAKWLIIPAIVGGCALLADGIITPPITISSAIEGLHTRYPHLPTMSVVIAIIAFLFFIQQFGTSLVGKAFGPMMFIWFTMIGVLGVNYIVEMPSVVKALNPYYAYHILTTDPAAFAILGGVFLCTTGAEALYSDLGHCGRKNIRASWVYVKSCLIINYLGQAVWLLQHNGQKLDLDKLNPFYQIMPEWFLIFGIGIATIAAIIASQALISGSYTLIAEAVRLNLWPKVKINYPSEQKGQLYVPSINWILLAGCVGVVLLFQESKKMEAAYGLSITIAMLMTTILVSKFLRRRKVPSYLINLFLVVYVLVEGTFLYGNLGRFAAGGWFTVTIGVVLFGVMWTWHTARKIRNRYVKFVEVEDYYDILKELSEDESVPKYASQLVYLTSANFNSELESKIIYSILQKQPKRADVYWLVHVDVMDEPYTRDYEVDFLVPNKLIRIDFKLGFRVGQQINLLFRKVVEDLVKNGEVDITSRYESLSKRKIVGDFRFVVIEKVLSRSHNLSFYERIIMAAYSQLKKVSISEERGFGLDLSFVTVEKVPLMLTDPETVTINRVI from the coding sequence GTGTCATCACACAATAAAGATCTGCAAAAACTGACAGCCGCCGGGTTGCTTATCAGTTTAGGAATTGTTTATGGCGATATTGGTACATCACCTTTATACGTTTTTAAAGCAATTGTAGGGGAAGAGCCAATTTCAGAAGCACTGGTATTAGGCGGCGTCTCGTGTATCTTCTGGACGCTCACACTGCAAACCACTATAAAGTATGTCATGATCACGCTTCAGGCCGATAATAAAGGCGAGGGCGGCATATTTTCTCTATTCTCTTTAGTACGCCGGCGTGCCAAATGGCTTATTATACCGGCCATAGTTGGTGGCTGCGCTCTGCTCGCCGATGGTATTATTACACCACCAATTACCATATCTTCGGCTATTGAGGGGCTGCACACCCGGTATCCTCATTTGCCAACCATGAGCGTGGTTATTGCCATTATTGCTTTCTTGTTTTTTATCCAGCAGTTTGGTACCTCCTTAGTGGGTAAGGCTTTCGGTCCGATGATGTTTATATGGTTTACCATGATTGGTGTACTTGGTGTTAATTACATTGTGGAGATGCCATCGGTAGTGAAGGCACTAAACCCTTACTACGCTTACCATATATTAACCACCGATCCGGCTGCTTTTGCCATATTAGGTGGGGTGTTTTTGTGTACAACCGGGGCTGAGGCTTTGTATTCAGACCTTGGCCATTGCGGTCGTAAAAATATTAGGGCGAGTTGGGTATATGTAAAAAGCTGTTTAATTATCAATTACCTGGGGCAGGCCGTATGGTTACTGCAACACAACGGGCAAAAGCTTGATCTGGATAAACTGAATCCGTTCTATCAAATAATGCCCGAATGGTTCTTGATATTTGGTATCGGTATAGCTACTATAGCGGCTATTATCGCCAGTCAGGCATTAATTTCGGGGTCATATACGCTTATTGCCGAGGCGGTGCGTTTAAACTTGTGGCCTAAGGTAAAAATCAATTATCCGTCTGAGCAAAAGGGACAATTATACGTGCCCAGCATCAACTGGATTTTATTAGCGGGCTGTGTTGGCGTGGTATTGCTTTTCCAGGAGTCTAAAAAGATGGAAGCTGCATACGGTTTAAGCATCACAATTGCCATGCTCATGACTACCATTTTGGTGTCTAAATTTTTGAGAAGACGTAAGGTGCCATCCTATCTGATCAATTTGTTCCTGGTGGTTTACGTACTGGTTGAAGGTACTTTTCTATACGGAAATCTGGGCCGGTTTGCTGCTGGTGGCTGGTTTACCGTAACTATAGGTGTGGTGCTCTTCGGCGTAATGTGGACCTGGCACACTGCCCGTAAAATCCGTAACCGCTATGTTAAGTTTGTTGAAGTTGAAGACTACTATGATATCTTAAAAGAGTTGAGTGAAGACGAATCGGTACCTAAGTATGCCTCGCAATTAGTTTACCTTACCAGCGCCAATTTTAACTCCGAGCTCGAGTCGAAGATTATTTACTCTATACTGCAAAAGCAACCTAAACGTGCCGATGTGTACTGGTTGGTGCATGTTGACGTTATGGATGAGCCCTATACCCGCGATTACGAAGTGGACTTTTTAGTGCCAAACAAACTAATCCGTATCGACTTTAAACTGGGCTTTAGGGTAGGGCAGCAAATAAACCTCTTATTCCGCAAAGTAGTAGAAGACCTGGTTAAGAACGGCGAGGTGGATATCACCAGCAGGTATGAATCTCTCAGCAAGCGTAAAATTGTGGGCGACTTTAGATTTGTGGTAATTGAAAAAGTGCTTTCCCGCTCACATAACCTGTCTTTTTACGAGCGCATTATTATGGCCGCATATAGCCAGCTTAAAAAGGTGAGTATATCTGAAGAACGAGGCTTTGGCTTAGACCTGAGCTTTGTAACGGTAGAAAAGGTACCACTCATGCTTACCGATCCCGAAACGGTTACCATCAATCGTGTGATTTAA
- a CDS encoding sigma-70 family RNA polymerase sigma factor: protein MSASVSDTEILSKFQDEKTRNEAFNLLLSKYQQKIYWHVRRMVIDHDDADDLVQDVFIKIWKNLPGFRSDAQLYTWMYRIATNECITFLNKKKQKNNIPLDDVSYELAESLADSTYLSGDKVQLKLQQALLTLPDKQRLVFNMKYYDDMKYEEMSEVLGTSVGALKASFHLAVKKIEAHLLSHD, encoded by the coding sequence ATGTCAGCATCCGTTAGCGATACCGAGATACTCAGCAAGTTTCAGGACGAAAAAACCCGGAACGAAGCTTTTAACTTACTGCTGAGCAAGTACCAGCAGAAAATATACTGGCACGTGCGCCGTATGGTAATTGACCATGACGACGCCGATGACCTGGTGCAGGACGTGTTTATTAAAATATGGAAGAACCTGCCCGGCTTTAGGAGCGATGCCCAGCTTTACACCTGGATGTATCGTATTGCCACGAATGAGTGCATTACGTTCTTAAATAAAAAGAAACAGAAAAATAATATACCGCTGGATGATGTATCTTATGAGCTGGCCGAATCATTAGCCGACTCAACTTACTTAAGCGGCGACAAAGTACAGTTAAAGCTGCAACAGGCTTTACTTACCCTGCCCGACAAACAGCGGTTAGTGTTTAATATGAAGTATTACGATGATATGAAGTACGAGGAAATGTCTGAAGTATTGGGAACCAGTGTGGGTGCGCTAAAAGCATCGTTCCACCTGGCAGTGAAAAAGATTGAGGCGCATTTACTATCACACGATTAA
- the bcp gene encoding thioredoxin-dependent thiol peroxidase, whose protein sequence is MATLNEGDKAPDFTAKDQNGKTVSLADYKDKTVVLYFYPKDDTPGCTAEACDFRDNYQFLSTQGYEVIGVSTDDEKSHKKFETKYNLPFTLIADADQQIVNSYGVWVEKNMYGKKYMGTQRTTFIINPEGVISHIISKVDTKNSSQQILDLLKA, encoded by the coding sequence ATGGCAACATTAAACGAAGGCGATAAAGCACCTGATTTTACCGCTAAAGACCAGAACGGCAAAACCGTATCATTAGCCGACTATAAGGACAAAACCGTAGTACTCTATTTTTATCCTAAAGATGATACCCCGGGTTGTACGGCCGAAGCCTGCGATTTTAGGGACAATTACCAGTTCCTTTCAACACAAGGTTATGAAGTTATCGGCGTTAGCACCGATGACGAAAAATCGCACAAAAAGTTTGAGACCAAGTATAACCTGCCGTTTACGCTTATTGCCGACGCCGACCAGCAAATTGTAAACAGTTATGGCGTTTGGGTTGAAAAGAACATGTATGGCAAAAAGTATATGGGTACCCAGCGTACCACTTTTATCATCAACCCTGAGGGGGTTATAAGCCATATCATTAGTAAAGTAGACACCAAGAATTCATCGCAGCAAATACTGGATTTGCTCAAGGCATAA
- a CDS encoding T9SS type A sorting domain-containing protein: protein MGQRYTFNHLWIILIASAMAINFAFAAGPGKDMRRDTIYVRKPKVNQKSSYLKNGISVASMPQVKPSPYSNIKPSVQTNTDKLLSNVQIYPVTVTDQITLKYMLSRNSNVTIKIMDVLGNNVATLFSDRVESGEKTFVHNIATNRLTSGFYFLRVMVGTESVIKRITIL, encoded by the coding sequence ATGGGGCAAAGATATACTTTTAATCATTTATGGATAATATTAATTGCTTCGGCAATGGCCATAAACTTTGCCTTTGCTGCGGGGCCCGGTAAGGACATGCGGCGCGACACTATTTATGTGCGTAAACCAAAGGTTAATCAAAAAAGTTCTTACCTTAAAAATGGCATCAGCGTCGCTTCAATGCCACAGGTAAAGCCGTCGCCTTACTCAAACATAAAGCCGAGCGTACAAACCAATACCGATAAGCTGCTCAGCAATGTGCAGATATACCCAGTTACCGTAACCGATCAAATAACACTGAAATACATGTTATCGCGCAACAGCAACGTGACAATTAAAATTATGGATGTGTTAGGCAACAATGTGGCTACTTTGTTTTCTGACAGGGTGGAATCTGGCGAAAAGACCTTTGTTCATAACATTGCTACAAACAGGTTAACCAGCGGTTTTTATTTCTTAAGGGTAATGGTAGGCACCGAATCGGTGATAAAGCGTATTACGATACTGTAA
- a CDS encoding phosphatase PAP2 family protein — MNARITDVLHQIRLFFLPYLAVLVTCLIIKINYTREEIYFSLNALHSNIGDYIFPYATHLGEFYMVLIITFIMLCHSYRKTLLVATSFAISGILVQIVKHIYHAPRPVVYFEKQLSTIHFVKGINMLHNNSFPSGHTVTAFSAAVVLSYVAVNKRYGFIFLLFAMSVAYSRMYLSQHFFEDVTAGSILGTFSTIMWITWLDNRPFMHSQGWSRGILKRK; from the coding sequence ATGAACGCCCGCATTACCGATGTTTTACACCAGATAAGACTATTCTTTTTACCATATTTAGCTGTATTAGTTACTTGTTTAATAATCAAGATTAACTACACCCGTGAAGAGATCTATTTTTCCCTAAACGCGCTACACAGCAACATCGGCGATTATATCTTTCCCTACGCCACCCACTTAGGCGAATTTTATATGGTACTCATCATAACTTTTATTATGCTTTGCCATAGTTACCGTAAAACGCTTTTAGTAGCTACTAGCTTCGCCATTAGCGGTATATTGGTACAAATTGTAAAACACATTTACCATGCGCCACGGCCTGTGGTATACTTCGAAAAGCAATTGAGCACCATTCACTTTGTAAAGGGCATTAACATGTTGCATAACAACAGTTTTCCTTCCGGCCATACGGTTACGGCATTTTCTGCAGCGGTAGTGCTGTCATATGTGGCAGTAAACAAACGTTACGGCTTTATCTTTTTGTTGTTTGCTATGTCGGTTGCCTATTCGCGCATGTACTTGAGTCAGCACTTTTTTGAAGATGTTACAGCTGGTTCTATATTGGGCACCTTCAGCACTATTATGTGGATAACTTGGCTGGATAACAGGCCATTTATGCATTCACAAGGTTGGAGCAGGGGTATATTAAAAAGAAAATGA